From one Streptomyces sp. N50 genomic stretch:
- a CDS encoding TetR/AcrR family transcriptional regulator, with the protein MNPKPTRRDALDNRERILTAAREAIAASSSASLTAIAKEAGVGIGTLYRHFPTREALILELYRHDIQHLIDRAPALLADHPPLVALRLWLDEVAHYGRLKYGVAEVIHAATDGGADDEYFAPFVAAIAVLLKAGAADGSLKSGIDPEDVLLQLSVLWRLDPARGGEARAGRILDLIVDGLRATP; encoded by the coding sequence GTGAACCCGAAACCGACCCGCCGCGACGCCCTCGACAACCGGGAACGCATCCTGACCGCCGCCCGCGAGGCGATCGCCGCGTCGAGCAGCGCGTCTCTCACCGCGATCGCCAAGGAGGCGGGAGTCGGCATCGGGACGCTGTACCGCCACTTCCCCACCCGGGAGGCGCTGATCCTGGAGCTGTACCGCCACGACATACAGCACCTGATCGACCGCGCGCCGGCGCTCCTCGCGGACCATCCCCCGCTCGTGGCTCTACGCCTCTGGTTGGACGAGGTCGCCCACTACGGGAGGCTCAAATACGGCGTCGCCGAGGTCATCCACGCGGCGACGGACGGGGGCGCGGACGACGAGTACTTCGCGCCCTTCGTGGCCGCGATCGCCGTACTCCTGAAGGCGGGTGCCGCCGACGGGTCGCTCAAGTCCGGGATCGATCCGGAGGATGTGCTGCTTCAGTTGAGCGTGCTGTGGCGGCTCGATCCGGCGCGGGGTGGGGAGGCGCGGGCCGGGCGGATTCTGGACCTCATCGTGGACGGGCTGCGGGCGACTCCGTAG
- a CDS encoding NAD-dependent epimerase/dehydratase family protein, translated as MPETVLVTGGSGYIAGWCIAELLRRGYDVRTTVRAPGRERAVTDAVATVVDPAGRLSFAVADLTADEGWDAALKGVDLVLHVASPLGAASDDPDALIAAARGGALRVLRAATEAGVRRVVMTSAANAASPSSYASEGITDESLWTDPEDPTLIPYRRSKTLAERAAWDFMRDYEGPTELTTVLPGAVFGPVLTTATMGSVGIIARMVSGKMPGVPRIGLEVVDVRDLVDVHIRAMESPAAAGQRFLATGEFVWMEDIARTLRDGLGEHGRTVSTRRLPDFAVRLAARFLDRSLREITPALGRRNRHSTEKARRVLGWEPRPAREAVLDCARSLIAQGAV; from the coding sequence ATGCCCGAAACCGTCCTGGTCACCGGAGGCAGCGGCTACATCGCAGGCTGGTGCATCGCCGAACTGCTCCGCCGCGGCTACGACGTCCGTACGACCGTCCGCGCCCCGGGCAGGGAACGCGCGGTCACCGACGCCGTCGCGACCGTCGTCGACCCCGCCGGACGGCTGAGCTTCGCCGTCGCCGACCTCACCGCCGACGAGGGCTGGGACGCCGCGCTCAAGGGCGTCGACCTCGTCCTGCACGTCGCCTCCCCGCTCGGCGCCGCCTCGGACGACCCCGACGCGCTGATCGCCGCGGCCCGCGGCGGCGCCCTGCGTGTCCTGCGCGCGGCCACCGAGGCGGGCGTACGACGCGTGGTGATGACCTCGGCCGCGAACGCCGCGAGCCCCTCGTCGTACGCCTCCGAAGGCATCACCGACGAGTCGCTGTGGACCGATCCAGAGGACCCGACCCTCATCCCCTACCGCCGCTCGAAGACCCTCGCCGAGCGCGCAGCCTGGGACTTCATGCGCGACTACGAGGGTCCGACCGAGCTCACCACCGTCCTCCCCGGCGCGGTCTTTGGACCGGTCCTCACCACCGCGACCATGGGCTCCGTCGGCATCATCGCCCGCATGGTGAGCGGGAAGATGCCCGGCGTCCCCCGCATCGGCCTCGAAGTCGTGGACGTCCGCGACCTGGTCGACGTCCACATCCGGGCGATGGAATCACCTGCCGCAGCGGGCCAACGCTTTCTGGCCACCGGGGAGTTCGTGTGGATGGAGGACATCGCCCGCACCCTGCGCGACGGGCTCGGCGAGCACGGCCGTACCGTCTCCACGCGCCGCCTCCCGGACTTCGCCGTCCGCCTCGCCGCCCGCTTCTTGGACCGGTCCCTGCGCGAGATCACCCCCGCGCTCGGCCGCCGCAACCGCCACAGCACGGAGAAGGCCCGCCGCGTCCTCGGCTGGGAACCGCGCCCGGCCCGGGAAGCGGTCCTCGACTGCGCCCGGAGTCTGATCGCGCAGGGTGCCGTCTAG
- a CDS encoding ADP-ribosylglycohydrolase family protein, producing the protein MTPLGTEPALADRILGGWLGRIAGNMLGKPVEQGDLWTRDRIDRYLRQAAALPLTDYLPEPPSDSDGFELRPEWQRCVRGRIHGSCRDDDVDYAILGLDLLETHGFGFSTEQVGELWLRRLPYLQTFTAERAAYRNLANGLKPPLTATHDNPYQEWIGALIRADIYGWTGPGAPHRAAQLARRDAVLSHSGNGVYGAMWAAALISAAFTAPTVRHALDTALTVIPPGCRLARTVRRVLTLHETRMTWEDTLTTLSEETAGLGWIHTIPNAAVLTAGLLYGDGDFTRTITLTVRGGLDTDSNGATAGSVAGVMTGADAIPDQWKDPLEDTVRSAVFGFDGVRISELAARTVQLVGADA; encoded by the coding sequence ATGACCCCTCTGGGCACTGAGCCGGCGCTCGCGGACCGCATCCTCGGGGGCTGGCTGGGCCGGATCGCGGGCAACATGCTCGGCAAGCCGGTCGAGCAGGGCGACCTGTGGACGCGCGACCGCATCGACCGCTACCTCCGGCAGGCCGCCGCCCTGCCCCTGACCGACTACCTCCCCGAGCCCCCCAGCGACAGCGACGGCTTCGAACTGCGCCCCGAGTGGCAGCGGTGCGTACGCGGCCGGATCCACGGCAGCTGCCGTGACGACGACGTCGACTACGCCATCCTCGGCCTCGACCTCCTGGAGACCCACGGCTTCGGCTTCAGCACCGAGCAGGTCGGCGAACTGTGGCTGCGGAGACTGCCGTACCTGCAGACGTTCACCGCCGAGCGGGCCGCCTACCGCAACCTCGCCAACGGCCTCAAGCCACCGCTGACGGCGACGCACGACAACCCGTACCAGGAGTGGATCGGCGCGTTGATCCGTGCCGACATCTACGGTTGGACCGGTCCAGGCGCCCCGCATCGCGCGGCCCAACTGGCGCGCAGGGACGCGGTGTTGTCCCATTCCGGGAACGGCGTCTACGGCGCCATGTGGGCCGCCGCGCTGATCTCGGCGGCGTTCACCGCGCCGACCGTCCGGCACGCGCTGGACACGGCGCTGACGGTGATCCCGCCGGGCTGCCGCCTCGCGCGGACCGTGCGCCGGGTGCTCACGCTGCACGAGACCCGGATGACCTGGGAGGACACGCTCACCACGCTGTCCGAGGAGACGGCGGGGCTCGGCTGGATCCACACGATCCCGAACGCGGCCGTCCTCACCGCCGGACTCCTGTACGGCGACGGCGACTTCACCCGCACCATCACGCTGACCGTCCGCGGCGGCCTGGACACCGACTCGAACGGCGCGACGGCCGGTTCGGTCGCCGGGGTGATGACCGGCGCGGACGCGATCCCGGACCAGTGGAAGGACCCGCTGGAGGACACCGTGCGCAGTGCGGTGTTCGGCTTCGACGGGGTGCGGATCAGTGAACTGGCGGCGCGGACCGTGCAGTTGGTGGGGGCCGATGCCTAG
- a CDS encoding glycerate kinase — MLIAADKFKGSLTAVQVAERVTAGLRRVVPDLEVAAMPVADGGDGTVDAAVAAGFERREIRVAGPLGDEVTAAFAVRGDTAVVEMAEASGLQRLPKGVFAPLTSSTYGSGELLRAALDAGARTIVFGVGGSATTDGGAGMLSALGARFLDAEGEPVPPGGGGLTDLASADLTGLDPRLTSVDLILASDVDNPLTGPKGAPAVYGPQKGAAPDDVDALDAALGHYAKVLEEAIGTKAAEYASAPGAGAAGGIGYGALLLGARFRPGIEVMLDVLGFASALEGATLVITGEGSLDEQTLHGKAPAGVAAAARAEGKEVVAVCGRLALPPQSLGHAGIRRAYPLTSIEPDVVKCIADAGPILERVAENIARDFLV, encoded by the coding sequence GTGCTCATCGCCGCGGACAAGTTCAAGGGGTCGCTGACGGCCGTGCAGGTCGCCGAGCGGGTGACGGCCGGGCTGCGCCGGGTCGTACCCGATCTGGAGGTCGCGGCGATGCCGGTCGCAGACGGCGGCGACGGCACGGTGGACGCGGCCGTCGCGGCGGGCTTCGAGCGACGGGAGATACGGGTCGCGGGACCCCTCGGCGACGAGGTCACCGCGGCCTTCGCGGTACGCGGCGACACGGCCGTCGTGGAAATGGCCGAGGCGAGCGGGCTGCAACGCCTGCCCAAGGGCGTCTTCGCCCCGCTGACCTCCTCGACGTACGGCTCCGGCGAACTGCTGCGGGCCGCGCTCGACGCGGGCGCCCGCACGATCGTGTTCGGCGTCGGCGGCAGCGCCACGACCGACGGCGGCGCGGGCATGCTCTCCGCCCTCGGCGCCCGCTTCCTGGACGCGGAGGGCGAACCGGTGCCTCCGGGCGGCGGCGGCCTGACCGACCTGGCCTCGGCGGACCTCACCGGCCTCGACCCACGCCTCACCTCCGTCGACCTGATCCTCGCGAGCGACGTCGACAACCCGCTCACCGGCCCCAAGGGCGCCCCCGCGGTCTACGGCCCGCAGAAGGGCGCCGCACCGGACGACGTGGACGCCCTCGACGCGGCCCTCGGCCACTACGCCAAGGTCCTGGAGGAGGCGATCGGCACCAAGGCCGCCGAGTACGCCTCCGCACCGGGCGCGGGCGCCGCCGGCGGCATCGGCTACGGCGCCCTCCTCCTCGGCGCCCGCTTCCGCCCCGGCATCGAGGTCATGCTCGACGTCCTCGGCTTCGCCTCGGCCCTGGAGGGCGCCACCCTCGTCATCACGGGCGAGGGCTCCCTCGACGAACAGACCCTCCACGGCAAGGCCCCCGCAGGCGTCGCGGCAGCGGCCCGCGCGGAGGGCAAGGAGGTCGTCGCGGTCTGCGGCCGCCTCGCCCTGCCCCCGCAGTCCCTGGGCCACGCGGGCATCCGCCGCGCGTACCCGCTCACGTCGATCGAACCGGACGTCGTGAAGTGCATCGCGGACGCCGGACCGATCCTGGAGCGGGTCGCGGAGAACATCGCCCGGGACTTCCTGGTCTGA
- the pssA gene encoding CDP-diacylglycerol--serine O-phosphatidyltransferase yields MPEADEVDDEEEMPLSLRLSIADTLTLGNATCGFMAVYFTTTGILIPHLTGNDESTGMARHSAATAVILMLCAAVFDLFDGLVARKLRSSPMGAELDNLSDLISFGLAPAYFVLVYGMVADDAHQRVAAVGAIVVLLAVVLRLARFSCVTPPNGMFQGMPSPFGALTVVSIVLLELPFVATLLAILGTAWLMVSRVEYPKPRGRLAVAMLAWIVLSMGLLASWAFDAPGGQLLLQTGCALQLVMGAVIPLFATARRVNNFRGNRREARAAQLP; encoded by the coding sequence GTGCCCGAGGCCGATGAGGTGGACGACGAGGAGGAGATGCCTCTTTCTCTCCGCCTCTCAATAGCGGACACCCTCACCCTCGGCAACGCCACCTGCGGCTTCATGGCGGTGTACTTCACCACCACCGGCATCCTGATCCCGCACCTGACGGGCAACGACGAGTCGACCGGCATGGCCCGCCACAGCGCGGCCACCGCGGTCATCCTGATGCTGTGCGCGGCGGTCTTCGACCTCTTCGACGGCCTCGTCGCCCGCAAGCTGCGCTCCTCCCCCATGGGCGCGGAGCTGGACAACCTGTCGGACCTGATCAGCTTCGGCCTCGCGCCGGCCTACTTCGTCCTCGTCTACGGCATGGTCGCCGACGACGCGCACCAGAGAGTGGCCGCGGTCGGGGCGATCGTGGTGCTGCTGGCGGTGGTGCTGAGACTGGCCCGCTTCTCGTGCGTGACACCGCCGAACGGCATGTTCCAGGGCATGCCCTCCCCGTTCGGCGCGCTGACGGTGGTCTCGATCGTGCTGCTGGAACTGCCCTTCGTGGCAACGCTGCTCGCGATCCTGGGCACCGCCTGGCTGATGGTGAGCCGGGTCGAGTACCCGAAGCCGCGCGGTCGCCTCGCGGTCGCGATGCTCGCCTGGATCGTCCTGTCGATGGGCCTGCTGGCATCCTGGGCGTTCGACGCCCCGGGCGGTCAGCTGCTCCTCCAGACGGGCTGCGCGCTCCAGCTGGTCATGGGCGCGGTGATCCCGCTGTTCGCGACGGCCCGCCGCGTGAACAACTTCCGCGGCAACCGGCGTGAGGCGCGAGCCGCACAGCTGCCGTAG
- a CDS encoding phosphatidylserine decarboxylase, which produces MPHSQTSAPRDSLAGVRLARGASPWLLPTVATAALSLVRARKSGAAKAVAVPATALAAGMLWFFRDPEREITQGRVISPADGVVQSIMPWKDGRTRVAIFMSPLNVHVNRAPLSGTVTSVEHIPGGFVPAFNKESENNERVVWHFDTELGDIEMIQIAGAVARRIVPYVPQGTKVEQGERIGLIRFGSRVDIYLPEGVDVDVEVGQKTVAGVTRIDRG; this is translated from the coding sequence ATGCCCCACAGCCAAACCTCTGCACCACGCGACAGCCTGGCAGGCGTACGCCTCGCGCGCGGAGCATCGCCGTGGCTCCTGCCGACCGTCGCCACCGCAGCCCTCAGCCTGGTACGTGCGCGCAAGTCCGGCGCCGCCAAGGCCGTGGCCGTACCCGCCACCGCGCTCGCGGCGGGCATGCTGTGGTTCTTCCGCGACCCCGAGCGCGAGATCACCCAGGGCCGGGTCATCTCGCCCGCCGACGGTGTGGTGCAGAGCATCATGCCGTGGAAGGACGGTCGCACCCGCGTCGCCATCTTCATGAGCCCGCTGAACGTCCACGTCAACCGCGCGCCGCTCTCCGGCACGGTGACGTCGGTCGAGCACATCCCGGGTGGTTTCGTTCCCGCGTTCAACAAGGAGAGCGAGAACAACGAGCGGGTCGTCTGGCACTTCGACACCGAGCTCGGTGACATCGAGATGATCCAGATCGCCGGCGCCGTCGCCCGCCGCATCGTGCCCTACGTCCCGCAGGGCACGAAGGTCGAGCAGGGCGAGCGCATCGGACTGATCCGCTTCGGTTCACGCGTCGACATCTACCTCCCCGAGGGTGTCGACGTGGACGTGGAGGTCGGTCAGAAGACGGTGGCTGGGGTGACTCGCATTGACCGTGGTTGA
- a CDS encoding acyl-CoA dehydrogenase family protein, giving the protein MARLAQTAGLTDIQREILSTVRDFVDKEILPVATELEHRDEYPQQIVDGLKELGLFGLMIPEEYGGLGESLLTYALCVEEIARGWMSVSGIINTHFIVAYMLKQHGTQEQKDHFLPRMAAGDIRGAFSMSEPALGSDVSAITSKAVKDGDEYVLTGQKMWLTNGGTSSLVAVLVRSDEGHPEGTAPHKSMTTFLVEKEPGFGEVRPGLTIPGKIDKMGYKGVDTTELIMDGLRIPADRVLGGETGRGFYQMMDGVEVGRVNVAARGCGVAQRAFELGVSYAQQRHTFGKPIAQHQAIQFKLAEMATKVEAAHAMMVNAARKKDSGERNDLEAGMAKYLASEYCKEVVEDAFRIHGGYGFSKEYEIERLYREAPMLLIGEGTAEIQKMIIGRRLLEEYRFQG; this is encoded by the coding sequence ATGGCGCGACTCGCCCAGACCGCCGGTCTCACCGACATCCAGCGGGAGATCCTGTCCACCGTCCGCGACTTCGTGGACAAGGAGATCCTCCCGGTCGCCACCGAGCTGGAGCACCGCGACGAGTATCCGCAGCAAATCGTCGACGGGCTCAAGGAGTTGGGCCTCTTCGGCCTGATGATCCCGGAGGAGTACGGCGGCCTGGGCGAGTCGTTGCTGACGTACGCCCTGTGCGTGGAGGAGATCGCGCGCGGGTGGATGTCCGTGTCCGGGATCATCAACACCCACTTCATCGTGGCCTACATGCTCAAGCAGCACGGCACCCAGGAGCAGAAGGACCACTTCCTGCCGCGCATGGCGGCCGGCGACATCCGGGGCGCGTTCTCGATGTCGGAGCCCGCGCTGGGTTCGGACGTCTCGGCGATCACGTCGAAGGCGGTGAAGGACGGTGACGAGTACGTCCTGACCGGTCAGAAGATGTGGCTGACGAACGGCGGTACGTCGTCGCTCGTCGCCGTACTCGTGCGAAGTGACGAAGGACACCCGGAGGGCACCGCGCCCCACAAGTCGATGACGACCTTCCTGGTGGAGAAGGAGCCCGGTTTCGGTGAGGTCCGGCCCGGGCTCACGATCCCCGGGAAGATCGACAAGATGGGCTACAAGGGCGTCGACACCACCGAGTTGATCATGGACGGCCTGCGGATTCCGGCCGACCGGGTGCTCGGCGGGGAGACCGGCCGAGGTTTTTACCAAATGATGGACGGAGTCGAGGTGGGCCGCGTCAATGTGGCGGCGCGTGGCTGCGGCGTCGCTCAGCGTGCCTTCGAGCTGGGCGTCTCGTACGCGCAGCAGCGTCACACCTTCGGCAAGCCCATCGCCCAGCACCAGGCGATCCAGTTCAAGCTCGCGGAGATGGCTACCAAGGTCGAGGCCGCCCATGCGATGATGGTCAATGCGGCACGCAAAAAGGACTCCGGGGAACGAAACGACCTTGAGGCAGGGATGGCGAAGTACCTCGCCTCCGAGTACTGCAAGGAGGTCGTCGAGGACGCCTTCCGGATCCACGGCGGGTACGGCTTCTCCAAGGAGTACGAGATCGAACGCCTTTACCGCGAGGCGCCGATGCTGTTGATCGGCGAAGGTACCGCCGAAATCCAGAAAATGATCATCGGGCGCAGGTTGCTCGAAGAGTATCGATTCCAGGGCTGA
- a CDS encoding MaoC family dehydratase, whose translation MQFGRTYEEFEVGAVYKHWPGKTVTEYDDHLFCLLTMNHHPLHMDANYAENTTDFGKNVVVGNYIYSLLLGMSVPDVSGKAIANLEVESLKHVAPTFHGDTIYGETTVLDKTPSRSKNDRGIVYVETKGYKQDGTLVCVFRRKVMVPTETYIKERGGEQPGRPELKQTEK comes from the coding sequence ATGCAATTCGGACGCACCTACGAGGAGTTCGAGGTCGGCGCGGTCTACAAGCACTGGCCCGGGAAGACCGTCACGGAGTACGACGACCACCTCTTCTGCCTCCTGACCATGAACCACCACCCGCTCCACATGGACGCCAACTACGCCGAGAACACAACGGACTTCGGCAAGAACGTGGTGGTCGGCAACTACATCTACTCGCTGCTGCTGGGCATGTCGGTGCCGGACGTGTCGGGCAAGGCGATCGCGAACCTGGAGGTCGAGTCGCTGAAGCACGTGGCGCCGACCTTCCACGGGGACACGATCTACGGCGAGACCACGGTCCTCGACAAGACGCCGTCCAGGTCGAAGAACGACCGCGGGATCGTGTACGTCGAGACCAAGGGCTACAAGCAGGACGGCACGCTGGTCTGCGTGTTCCGCCGCAAGGTGATGGTGCCGACCGAGACGTACATCAAGGAGCGCGGCGGCGAGCAGCCCGGCCGCCCGGAGCTGAAGCAGACGGAGAAGTAG
- a CDS encoding HpcH/HpaI aldolase/citrate lyase family protein produces MTTPAPVNRLRPRRSCLAVPGSNPRFLEKAQGLPADQVFLDLEDACAPLAKPEARHTIVKFLNEGDWTGKTRVVRVNDWTTEWTYRDVVTVVEGAGQNLDCIMLPKVQDAQQVVALDLLLTQIEKTMGFEVGKIGIEAQIENAQGLNNVNEIATASQRVETIIFGPADFMASINMKSLVVGEQPPGYPADAYHYILMKILMAARANNLQAIDGPYLQIRNLDGYRAVAQRAAALGFDGKWVLHPGQVEASNEIFSPSQEDFDHAELILDAYDYYTSEAGGKKGSAMLGDEMIDEASRKMALVISGKGRAAGMERTSKFEAPEA; encoded by the coding sequence ATGACCACGCCCGCCCCCGTCAACCGGCTTCGCCCGCGGCGCTCCTGTCTCGCCGTCCCGGGAAGCAACCCGCGCTTCCTGGAGAAGGCGCAGGGCCTCCCGGCCGACCAGGTCTTCCTGGACCTGGAGGACGCGTGCGCGCCGCTCGCCAAGCCCGAGGCGCGGCACACCATCGTCAAGTTCCTCAACGAGGGCGACTGGACGGGCAAGACGCGGGTCGTGCGCGTCAACGACTGGACGACCGAGTGGACGTACCGCGATGTCGTCACGGTCGTCGAGGGCGCGGGCCAGAACCTCGACTGCATCATGCTGCCGAAGGTGCAGGACGCCCAACAGGTCGTAGCGCTCGACCTGTTGCTCACGCAGATCGAGAAGACCATGGGCTTCGAGGTCGGCAAGATCGGCATCGAGGCGCAGATCGAGAACGCGCAGGGACTCAACAACGTCAACGAGATCGCGACGGCCTCCCAGCGCGTCGAGACGATCATCTTCGGACCGGCCGACTTCATGGCGTCGATCAACATGAAGTCGTTGGTCGTCGGCGAACAGCCGCCCGGGTACCCGGCGGACGCCTACCACTACATCCTGATGAAGATCCTGATGGCCGCCCGCGCCAACAACCTCCAGGCGATCGACGGCCCTTACCTCCAGATCCGCAACCTCGACGGCTACCGCGCGGTCGCCCAGCGGGCCGCCGCGCTCGGCTTCGACGGCAAGTGGGTACTGCACCCGGGCCAGGTCGAGGCGTCCAACGAGATCTTCTCGCCGTCCCAAGAGGACTTCGACCACGCCGAGTTGATCCTGGACGCGTACGACTACTACACGTCCGAGGCGGGCGGCAAGAAGGGCTCCGCGATGCTCGGCGACGAGATGATCGACGAGGCCAGCCGCAAGATGGCGCTCGTCATCTCGGGCAAGGGCCGGGCCGCGGGCATGGAGCGCACGTCCAAGTTCGAAGCCCCGGAGGCCTGA
- a CDS encoding protein meaA gives MTERQKDRPWLMRTYAGHSTAEASNELYRRNLAKGQTGLSVAFDLPTQTGYDSDHILARGEVGRVGVPIAHLGDMRRLFQDIPLDQMNTSMTINATAMWLLALYQVVAEEQGVDITQLQGTTQNDIVKEYLSRGTHVFPPVPSLRLTTDMICYTVNHIPKWNPINICSYHLQEAGATPVQEIAYAMSTAIAVLDAVFASGQIPEDRRGDVVARISFFVNAGVRFIEEMCKMRAFGRIWDEITRERYGIENPKQRRFRYGVQVNSLGLTEAQPENNVQRIVLEMLAVTLSKDARARAVQLPAWNEALGLPRPWDQQWSLRMQQVLAYESDLLEYADIFEGSHVVEAKVASLVEESLAEMDRIEEMGGAMAAVESGYLKSQLVSSHAERRGRIESGQEKIVGVNIFNTTEPNPLTADLDTAIQTVDPAVEARVIESLQRWRDTRYQPPFNHPRPCKALERLKEAAKGTGNLMEATLECARAGVTTGEWAGALREVFGEFRAPTGVSSAPVAVPVEEGSAMAEVRRKVDVTAREMGAGKLRFLVGKPGLDGHSNGAEQIAVRARDAGFEVVYQGIRLTPEQIVDAALAEDVHAVGLSILSGSHAQLVPDVLERLRVAGATDIPVIAGGIIPNGDAETLRAAGVAAVFTPKDFDITGIIGRIVDEIRKANKLDPLLDPMEVPA, from the coding sequence ATGACTGAGCGCCAGAAAGACCGGCCGTGGCTGATGCGCACGTACGCCGGTCACTCCACGGCAGAGGCGTCCAACGAGTTGTACCGGCGCAACCTCGCCAAGGGCCAGACCGGTCTGTCGGTCGCGTTCGACCTGCCGACGCAGACCGGCTACGACTCCGACCACATCCTCGCCCGCGGCGAGGTCGGCCGGGTCGGTGTGCCGATCGCGCACCTCGGTGACATGCGCCGGCTGTTCCAGGACATCCCCCTGGACCAGATGAACACCTCGATGACGATCAACGCCACCGCCATGTGGCTGCTGGCGCTCTATCAGGTCGTCGCCGAGGAGCAGGGTGTCGACATCACCCAGCTCCAGGGCACGACCCAGAACGACATCGTCAAGGAGTACCTGTCGCGGGGCACACACGTGTTCCCGCCGGTGCCCTCGCTCCGGCTGACGACCGACATGATCTGCTACACGGTCAACCACATCCCCAAGTGGAACCCGATCAACATCTGCAGCTACCACCTCCAGGAGGCCGGAGCCACCCCGGTCCAGGAGATCGCGTACGCCATGTCCACCGCGATCGCCGTCCTGGACGCGGTGTTCGCGTCCGGCCAGATCCCCGAGGACCGCAGGGGCGATGTCGTCGCCCGCATCTCCTTCTTCGTGAACGCGGGCGTCCGCTTCATCGAGGAGATGTGCAAGATGCGCGCCTTCGGCCGCATCTGGGACGAGATCACCCGCGAGCGCTACGGCATCGAGAACCCGAAGCAGCGCCGCTTCCGCTACGGCGTCCAGGTCAACTCCCTCGGGCTGACGGAGGCGCAGCCGGAGAACAACGTCCAGCGGATCGTCCTGGAGATGCTGGCGGTGACGCTGTCGAAGGACGCACGCGCGCGTGCCGTCCAACTCCCGGCGTGGAACGAGGCGTTGGGGCTCCCCCGGCCCTGGGACCAGCAGTGGTCGCTGCGCATGCAACAGGTGCTGGCCTACGAGAGCGACCTGTTGGAGTACGCGGACATCTTCGAGGGCTCGCACGTCGTCGAGGCGAAGGTGGCCTCCCTGGTCGAGGAGTCCCTCGCCGAGATGGACCGCATCGAGGAGATGGGCGGCGCGATGGCCGCCGTCGAGTCGGGCTACCTCAAGTCGCAGCTCGTGTCCTCGCACGCGGAGCGGCGGGGCCGTATCGAGTCCGGTCAAGAGAAGATCGTCGGCGTCAACATCTTCAACACGACCGAGCCCAATCCCCTCACCGCCGACCTCGACACGGCGATCCAGACGGTCGACCCGGCCGTCGAGGCGCGGGTCATCGAGTCCTTGCAGCGCTGGCGGGACACGCGCTACCAGCCGCCGTTCAACCACCCGCGCCCGTGCAAGGCGCTGGAGCGGCTGAAGGAGGCCGCCAAGGGCACCGGCAACCTCATGGAGGCCACCCTGGAGTGCGCACGCGCCGGTGTCACGACCGGCGAGTGGGCCGGGGCCCTGCGGGAGGTGTTCGGCGAGTTCAGGGCGCCCACGGGCGTCTCGTCGGCGCCGGTGGCGGTCCCCGTCGAGGAGGGCTCGGCGATGGCCGAGGTCCGCCGCAAGGTGGATGTGACGGCACGCGAGATGGGCGCCGGGAAGCTGCGCTTCCTGGTCGGCAAGCCGGGCCTGGACGGGCACTCCAACGGCGCCGAGCAGATCGCCGTACGCGCGCGTGACGCCGGCTTCGAGGTGGTGTACCAGGGCATTCGGCTCACCCCGGAACAGATCGTGGACGCGGCCCTCGCCGAGGACGTGCACGCGGTCGGGCTGTCCATCCTCTCCGGCTCGCACGCCCAGTTGGTGCCGGACGTGCTCGAACGGCTCCGTGTGGCCGGTGCCACAGACATACCTGTCATCGCCGGTGGGATCATCCCCAATGGTGACGCCGAAACGCTGCGGGCCGCCGGAGTCGCGGCGGTCTTCACGCCGAAGGACTTCGACATCACCGGAATCATCGGCCGCATCGTCGACGAGATCCGGAAAGCGAACAAGCTCGACCCTCTGCTCGACCCCATGGAGGTCCCCGCATGA